The following are from one region of the Methanospirillum hungatei genome:
- a CDS encoding 30S ribosomal protein S9 yields the protein MMRIINTSGKRKTAVARATFRPGKGVVRINSLSLDVFSTELARMKISEPLQLLPDVLEGVDVSIKVAGGGVMGQAEAARTALARGIVKWHNDPRMKDVYHVYDRSLLVNDSRQKEAKKPHGRGARKKFQKSYR from the coding sequence CTGATGAGAATAATCAATACCAGTGGAAAGAGAAAAACCGCGGTTGCCCGGGCAACGTTCCGGCCTGGTAAAGGGGTAGTTCGCATTAACTCTCTGTCACTTGATGTGTTCTCCACCGAGCTTGCCAGAATGAAGATATCCGAACCACTTCAGCTACTTCCAGATGTGCTGGAGGGTGTGGATGTCTCCATTAAGGTAGCCGGAGGGGGCGTCATGGGACAGGCAGAAGCGGCACGTACTGCTCTTGCCAGGGGAATTGTCAAGTGGCATAATGATCCCCGTATGAAAGATGTATATCACGTGTATGATCGCAGTCTGCTCGTGAATGACTCACGTCAGAAAGAAGCCAAAAAGCCACATGGTCGTGGGGCACGGAAGAAATTCCAGAAATCATACCGGTGA
- a CDS encoding 50S ribosomal protein L13: MVTVIDGDGLLMGRLASNVAKRALAGEEIAVINAEKAVVSGSRARVLGNYKQKRQRGSREGGPFFPRRPDHILKRTIRGMIPYKRERGIEAMKRIKIYVGIPDELSGLPSETIEDASKKRLGNPSHVTLGAISTFLGAKY, translated from the coding sequence ATGGTAACGGTAATTGACGGTGATGGCCTGCTTATGGGGAGACTTGCCAGTAATGTTGCAAAGCGTGCCCTTGCAGGTGAAGAGATCGCAGTGATCAACGCTGAGAAAGCAGTTGTGTCCGGAAGCCGTGCACGTGTTCTTGGCAACTATAAACAGAAACGCCAACGCGGTTCACGGGAAGGCGGTCCGTTCTTTCCACGAAGACCGGATCATATCCTGAAAAGGACCATTCGTGGTATGATTCCTTACAAGCGCGAGCGGGGAATCGAGGCCATGAAGCGGATCAAGATTTATGTTGGTATACCGGATGAGTTATCCGGACTGCCAAGTGAAACGATTGAGGATGCAAGCAAGAAGCGGCTGGGCAACCCGTCACATGTGACACTCGGTGCAATCAGCACGTTCCTTGGAGCAAAATACTGA